The Drechmeria coniospora strain ARSEF 6962 chromosome 02, whole genome shotgun sequence genome has a segment encoding these proteins:
- a CDS encoding cell division control protein 12, translating to MAPAAAESASPIGIANLPNQRHKIVAKRGAGFTIMVAGESGLGKTTFINTLFSTTIKNYADHRKRHQKQVDKTVEIEITKAELEEKFFKVRLTVIDTPGFGDYVNNRDSWMPIIEFLDDQHESYMLQEQQPRRQDKIDLRVHACLYFIRPTGHTLKPLDIEVMKRLCSRVNLIPVIAKADTLSPADLARFKQRIISVIEAQNIKIYQPPIEDDDEAAAQHARSLMAAMPFAVIGSEKDVKTSDGRIVKGRQYSWGVAEVENEDHCDFKKLRSILIRTHMLDLIHTTEELHYEAYRAQQMETRKFGEARPRKLDNPKFKEEEEALRKRFTEQVKIEEQRFRQWEQKLIAERDRLNKDLEQTHAQIKQLETELESMQGSAVRSHGRR from the exons ATGGCTCCTGCGGCTGCGGAAAGCGCCTCGCCGATTGGCATTGCCAATCTACCCAACCAGCGACACAAGATTGTCGCCAAACGCGGTGCCGGCTTCACCATCATG GTTGCCGGCGAGTCTGGTTTGGGCAAGACGACCTTTATCAACACACTCTTTTCCACAACCATCAAGAACTATGCGGACCACCGAAAGCGTCACCAGAAGCAAGTCGACAAGACGGTCGAGATTGAGATCACCAAGGCCGAACTGGAGGAGAAGTTTTTCAAGG TCCGTCTCACCGTCATCGACACGCCCGGCTTCGGTGACTACGTCAACAACCGTGACTCCTGGATGCCCATCATCGAATTCCTCGACGACCAGCACGAGTCGTACATGCTTcaggagcagcagccgcGCCGGCAGGACAAGATCGACCTCCGCGTCCACGCCTGCCTCTACTTCATCCGCCCTACGGGCCACACGCTCAAGCCCTTGGATATCGAGGTCATGAAGCGCCTCTGCTCCCGCGTCAACCTGATTCCCGTCATCGCCAAAGCCGACACGCTGAGCCCGGCTGACCTGGCTAGGTTCAAGCAAAGA ATCATCTCCGTCATCGAGGCCCAGAACATCAAGATCTACCAACCGCCgatcgaggacgacgacgaggctgccgccCAGCACGCCCGCAGCTTGATGGCCGCCATGCCCTTTGCCGTCATCGGCTCCGAGAAGGACGTCAAGACGAGCGACGGCCGCATCGTCAAGGGCCGGCAATACTCGtggggcgtcgccgaggtcgagaacGAGGACCACTGCGACTTCAAGAAGCTGCGCTCCATCCTGATCCGAACCCACATGCTCGATCTCATCCACACCACCGAGGAGCTGCACTACGAGGCCTACCGTGCCCAGCAGATGGAGACGCGCAAGTTCGGCGAGGCTCGCCCCAGAAAGCTGGACAACCCCAAGttcaaggaggaggaggaggctcTGCGAAAGCGTTTCACCGAGCAGGTCAAGATCGAGGAGCAACGGTTCCGACAGTGGGAGCAGAAGCTCATCGCCGAGCGCGACCGCCTCAACAAGGATCTCGAGCAGACCCACGCCCAGATCAAGCAGCTCGAGACGGAGCTCGAGTCGATGCAGGGCAGCGCCGTTCGCAGCCACGGCCGTCGCTGA